Proteins from a genomic interval of Pseudomonas sp. RC10:
- the ilvA gene encoding threonine ammonia-lyase, biosynthetic, producing MLEQYVKKILTSRVYDVAIETPLHGARQLSERLGNTVLLKREDLQPVFSFKIRGAYNKLAQLSAEELARGVVTASAGNHAQGLALAAKTLGVSATIVMPKTTPEIKVEGVRSRGGKVVLHGDSFPEALAYSLKLVEEKGYVYIHPYDDPDTIAGQGTVAMEILRQHPGRLDAIFVPVGGGGLIAGIAAYVKYLRPEIKVIGVEPDDSNCLQQAMAYGERVVLQQVGLFADGVAVAQIGQHTFDICKDYVDEVITVSTDEICAAIKDIYDDTRSITEPAGALGAAGIKKYVEQYEVKGQTFVAIESGANVNFDRLRHVAERAELGEGREAIIAVTIPEQPGSFKAFCEAVGKRQITEFNYRYHTDREAHIFVGVQTHPENDPRKALIASLTEQGFPVLDLTDNELAKLHLRHMVGGHSERVSDEVVFRFEFPERPGALFNFLNKLGGKWNISMFHYRNHGAADGRVVAGLVVPEDERHLVPKALAEIGYPYWDETNNPAYRLFLG from the coding sequence ATGCTCGAACAGTACGTGAAGAAAATCCTCACCTCCCGCGTCTACGACGTCGCCATCGAAACCCCGCTGCACGGCGCTCGACAGCTGTCCGAGCGGCTCGGCAACACGGTTCTGCTCAAGCGCGAAGACCTGCAACCGGTGTTCTCCTTCAAGATTCGCGGCGCCTACAACAAGCTGGCGCAGCTGAGCGCGGAAGAGCTGGCGCGGGGCGTGGTTACGGCGTCGGCGGGCAACCATGCGCAGGGTCTGGCGCTGGCGGCGAAAACCCTGGGCGTGTCGGCCACTATCGTGATGCCCAAGACCACGCCGGAGATCAAAGTCGAGGGCGTGCGTTCGCGCGGCGGAAAAGTCGTACTGCACGGTGACTCGTTTCCCGAGGCGCTGGCGTATTCCCTGAAGCTGGTTGAGGAAAAAGGCTACGTCTACATTCACCCCTACGACGACCCTGACACCATCGCCGGGCAAGGCACGGTGGCCATGGAAATCCTCCGTCAGCACCCCGGCCGACTGGACGCGATCTTCGTCCCGGTGGGCGGTGGCGGGCTGATCGCAGGCATCGCGGCCTATGTGAAATACCTGCGGCCGGAGATCAAGGTGATTGGCGTCGAGCCGGACGACTCCAACTGCCTGCAACAGGCCATGGCCTACGGCGAGCGCGTGGTGTTGCAGCAGGTCGGATTGTTCGCGGACGGCGTGGCCGTGGCGCAGATCGGCCAGCACACCTTCGACATCTGCAAGGATTACGTCGACGAAGTCATCACCGTCAGCACCGACGAAATCTGCGCGGCGATCAAGGACATCTACGACGACACTCGCTCGATCACCGAGCCTGCGGGCGCTTTAGGTGCAGCGGGGATCAAGAAATACGTCGAGCAATACGAGGTCAAAGGCCAGACGTTTGTGGCCATCGAGTCCGGCGCCAACGTCAACTTCGACCGCCTGCGCCACGTCGCCGAACGCGCTGAATTGGGCGAAGGCCGCGAAGCGATCATTGCCGTGACCATTCCCGAACAGCCCGGCAGTTTCAAGGCGTTCTGCGAAGCCGTGGGCAAGCGCCAGATCACCGAATTCAACTACCGCTACCACACCGACCGCGAGGCGCACATCTTCGTCGGCGTGCAGACCCACCCCGAGAACGACCCGCGCAAGGCGCTGATCGCGAGCCTCACCGAGCAAGGCTTCCCGGTGCTGGACCTGACCGACAACGAACTCGCCAAGCTGCATTTGCGGCACATGGTGGGCGGGCATTCGGAGCGGGTCAGTGACGAAGTGGTGTTCCGCTTCGAGTTTCCGGAGCGGCCGGGAGCGTTGTTCAATTTTCTGAATAAGCTGGGCGGGAAGTGGAATATCTCGATGTTTCACTACCGTAATCATGGGGCTGCGGATGGTCGGGTCGTGGCGGGACTGGTGGTGCCGGAGGATGAAAGGCACCTGGTGCCGAAGGCGCTGGCGGAGATTGGGTATCCGTATTGGGATGAGACGAATAATCCGGCGTATAGGTTGTTTCTCGGCTGA
- a CDS encoding SdiA-regulated domain-containing protein: protein MRTLSPLKTVLLTLLVVMALAITWRAVGEYRLIERMWFNWQVFWQSSDAQALGLDDYEVVIEARAIEGLADNVSALSFDPDRKTLFTVTNKDPELVELSLEGHILRRIPLTGFGDAEAVEYISPGIYVISDEYQQRLIKVHVDDDTLFLDSADAEQLTLGMGAGGNSGFEGLAYDNRGKRLFVAKERKPVQILEVRGFPNLDASAPSPLEVTSSKRRDAGLFVRDLSSLQFDERSGHLLALSDESRQILELDTEGRPVGNVSLSKGSMGLSKSVPQAEGIAMGDDETLYLVSEPNLFYVFKKQ from the coding sequence ATGCGTACTTTGTCCCCTCTCAAAACCGTCCTGTTGACGTTGCTGGTCGTTATGGCGCTGGCGATCACTTGGCGCGCTGTTGGCGAGTACCGGCTCATCGAGCGAATGTGGTTCAACTGGCAGGTCTTCTGGCAGTCAAGCGATGCGCAAGCGCTGGGATTGGACGATTACGAAGTGGTGATTGAGGCACGAGCGATTGAAGGGCTGGCGGATAACGTTTCGGCCCTGAGCTTCGATCCTGATCGCAAGACCCTGTTCACGGTGACCAACAAAGACCCCGAACTGGTAGAACTAAGCCTGGAAGGCCACATCCTCAGGCGAATTCCGCTGACGGGGTTTGGGGATGCCGAGGCGGTGGAGTACATCAGCCCCGGCATCTATGTCATCAGCGATGAATACCAGCAGCGTTTGATCAAGGTCCACGTGGACGACGACACCCTGTTTCTCGATTCTGCCGACGCCGAGCAACTGACGTTGGGTATGGGGGCCGGGGGCAACAGCGGTTTCGAAGGGCTGGCTTATGACAACAGGGGCAAGCGCCTGTTTGTCGCCAAGGAGCGCAAGCCCGTGCAGATCCTCGAAGTGCGCGGTTTTCCCAACCTTGATGCGAGCGCGCCAAGCCCCCTGGAAGTGACCTCTAGCAAACGCCGGGACGCGGGGCTGTTTGTCCGTGACCTCTCCAGCCTGCAATTTGATGAGCGCAGCGGCCATTTGTTGGCGCTCTCCGATGAGTCGCGGCAGATTCTGGAGCTGGATACCGAAGGCCGGCCGGTGGGCAATGTCTCGTTGAGCAAAGGCAGCATGGGCCTGAGCAAGAGCGTGCCGCAGGCGGAGGGGATCGCGATGGGGGATGACGAGACGTTGTATCTGGTGAGCGAGCCGAATTTGTTTTATGTGTTCAAGAAGCAGTAG
- the rpiA gene encoding ribose-5-phosphate isomerase RpiA: MTQDQLKQAVAQAAVDFILPKLDDKSIVGVGTGSTANCFIDALAQHKGAFDGAVASSEATAARLKGHGIPVYELNTVSDLEFYIDGADESDEHLNLIKGGGAALTREKIVAAVAKTFICIADGSKLVPVLGAFPLPVEVIPMARSHVARQLVKLGGDPVYREGVLTDNGNIILDVHNMNITNPVELEAQINAIVGVVTNGLFAARSADLLLLGTQEGVKTLTR; the protein is encoded by the coding sequence ATGACCCAGGATCAACTCAAACAGGCCGTTGCACAGGCCGCCGTCGACTTCATCCTTCCGAAACTCGACGACAAAAGCATCGTGGGCGTCGGCACTGGCTCCACCGCCAACTGCTTCATCGACGCGCTGGCGCAGCACAAAGGCGCGTTCGACGGCGCAGTCGCCAGTTCCGAAGCCACCGCCGCACGCCTGAAAGGCCACGGCATCCCGGTGTATGAGCTGAACACGGTCAGCGATCTGGAGTTTTACATCGACGGCGCCGACGAAAGCGACGAGCACTTGAACCTGATCAAAGGCGGCGGCGCAGCCCTGACCCGCGAGAAGATCGTGGCGGCCGTGGCGAAAACTTTCATTTGCATCGCCGACGGCAGCAAGCTGGTGCCGGTGCTGGGCGCGTTCCCGCTGCCTGTGGAAGTCATCCCGATGGCCCGTAGTCACGTTGCGCGTCAATTGGTGAAACTGGGCGGCGACCCGGTGTATCGCGAAGGCGTGTTGACCGACAACGGCAACATCATTCTCGACGTGCACAACATGAACATCACCAATCCGGTGGAGCTGGAAGCACAGATCAACGCCATCGTTGGCGTGGTCACCAACGGGTTGTTCGCGGCGCGCTCGGCGGACTTGCTGCTGTTGGGCACTCAGGAAGGCGTGAAAACCCTGACTCGCTGA